In one window of Sandaracinaceae bacterium DNA:
- a CDS encoding 2-oxoglutarate dehydrogenase E1 component — protein MMSDFGVNQGLVEEMFLAWMSNPSAVEPAWRKYFDNLPQGEWPQLTSSGSLTAPAEHVPSAPLPRETHASNGVANASPAPLAGLPGASPSVFFPPGAENLPFVAERVAGRPSFPPTGEMLAATQLQARLSALINAYRVRGHLYAKLDPLGLKDLPPTELALERYGLANVDPSTVFSTDDFSGPPSLPLGEIVERLRETYTRTIGVEYTFLEDKEAREWLQDEMESSTNHTQLDVHDQLRILTKLTDAEIFEQFLHTKYIGAKRFSLEGGESVVPLLDLLIERASEHGVDEIVIGMAHRGRLNVMVNILEMDVRDIFAGFEDKDPRSNMGRGDVKYHMGFSTDRKTEAGREIHMTLAFNPSHLEWVNPVVEGRVRAKQDRKGDKARSRVLPLLIHGDSAFIGQGVVAETLNLSEIGGYRTGGTVHVIINNQIGFTTNPEDARSTRYCTDITRMLRCPVFHVNGEDPEAVAQVAHLAAEYRQRFGRDVVVDLYCYRKYGHNEGDEPRFTQPLMYAAVDQKRTVRQVYIERLVETGKITRQQAEDIENRRRAFLDQALEEARRGKFALKPSAMLGVWESYTGGRDVDTPRVDTGYPREKLVALIDKLTTIPDGFTPHPRLKRFVLDKQREIMTTGVEVDWGTAENLALSSMLVEGIPCRLTGQDVRRGTFSHRHAVIFDSVTGARYTRLGHLSDNQARLEIVDSPLSEAGVVGFEWGYSLDTPDALILWEAQFGDFMNTAQVIIDQFISSSEDKWHRLSGLVLALPHGFEGQGPEHSSARLERFLMLCAEDNMQVVNLTTPAQVFHVLRRQVLRPWRKPLVIMTPKSLLRHKRAVSTLDELATGRFERLLPDAASDSKGAPKDASKVTRVVLCSGKVYFDLEEEREKLGADHVALLRLEQLYPLHPEEIRDALAPYADGTDLVWCQEEPWNMGAWYFIRARLPEIVEHRLPLRCVARPESASPATGSSGAHKLEQRMLIDEVFAS, from the coding sequence CTGATGTCCGATTTTGGTGTCAACCAAGGCCTCGTCGAGGAGATGTTCCTCGCGTGGATGAGCAACCCCAGCGCGGTCGAGCCCGCCTGGCGGAAGTACTTCGACAACCTGCCCCAGGGGGAGTGGCCCCAGCTCACGTCGTCGGGGTCCCTCACTGCCCCGGCCGAGCACGTGCCCAGCGCGCCGCTCCCGCGCGAGACACACGCGTCGAACGGCGTCGCCAACGCCAGCCCAGCGCCCCTCGCCGGCCTCCCGGGCGCCTCTCCGTCGGTGTTCTTCCCGCCGGGGGCCGAGAACCTCCCCTTCGTCGCCGAGCGCGTCGCGGGCCGGCCCTCGTTCCCGCCCACGGGCGAGATGCTCGCCGCCACCCAGCTGCAGGCGCGCCTCTCGGCGCTCATCAACGCCTACCGCGTGCGCGGGCACCTGTACGCCAAGCTCGATCCCCTCGGGCTGAAGGACCTGCCCCCCACGGAGCTCGCGCTCGAACGCTATGGCCTCGCCAACGTGGACCCGAGCACGGTGTTCTCCACGGACGACTTCTCCGGTCCTCCCTCGCTGCCCCTCGGTGAGATCGTGGAGCGTCTGCGCGAGACCTACACGCGCACCATCGGCGTCGAATACACCTTCTTGGAGGACAAGGAGGCCCGCGAGTGGCTGCAGGACGAGATGGAGTCCAGCACCAACCACACGCAGCTCGACGTGCACGACCAGCTGCGCATCCTCACGAAGCTCACGGACGCCGAGATCTTCGAGCAGTTCCTGCACACCAAGTACATCGGCGCGAAGCGCTTCTCGCTCGAGGGCGGCGAGAGCGTGGTGCCGCTGCTGGACCTGCTGATCGAGCGCGCCTCCGAGCACGGCGTCGACGAGATCGTCATCGGCATGGCCCACCGCGGGCGCCTGAACGTCATGGTCAACATCCTCGAGATGGACGTGCGCGACATCTTCGCGGGCTTCGAGGACAAGGACCCGCGCAGCAACATGGGGCGCGGCGACGTGAAGTACCACATGGGCTTCTCGACCGACCGCAAGACCGAGGCCGGGCGCGAGATCCACATGACGCTGGCCTTCAACCCCAGCCACCTCGAGTGGGTCAACCCGGTCGTCGAGGGGCGTGTGCGCGCCAAGCAGGACCGCAAGGGCGACAAGGCGCGCTCGCGGGTGCTGCCCCTGCTCATCCACGGTGACAGCGCGTTCATCGGCCAGGGCGTCGTGGCCGAGACGCTGAACCTCAGCGAGATCGGCGGGTACCGCACGGGCGGCACCGTGCACGTCATCATCAACAATCAGATCGGCTTCACCACCAACCCGGAGGACGCGCGCAGCACCCGCTACTGTACGGACATCACGCGCATGCTGCGCTGCCCCGTGTTCCACGTGAACGGCGAGGACCCCGAGGCGGTGGCGCAGGTGGCGCACCTGGCGGCCGAGTACCGTCAGCGCTTCGGGCGCGACGTGGTGGTGGACCTCTACTGCTACCGCAAGTACGGGCACAACGAGGGCGACGAGCCGCGCTTCACGCAGCCGCTCATGTACGCCGCGGTGGACCAGAAGCGCACGGTGCGGCAGGTCTACATCGAGCGCCTGGTGGAGACGGGCAAGATCACCCGGCAGCAGGCCGAGGACATCGAGAACCGCCGGCGCGCGTTCCTGGACCAGGCCCTCGAAGAGGCGCGACGCGGAAAGTTCGCGCTGAAGCCGTCGGCCATGCTGGGCGTGTGGGAGTCCTACACGGGCGGGCGCGACGTGGACACCCCGCGGGTCGACACGGGCTACCCGCGCGAGAAGCTGGTGGCGCTGATCGACAAGCTCACCACCATCCCGGACGGCTTCACGCCGCACCCGCGCCTCAAGCGCTTCGTGCTCGACAAGCAGCGGGAGATCATGACCACCGGGGTCGAGGTGGACTGGGGCACGGCCGAGAACCTCGCGCTGTCCTCCATGCTGGTGGAGGGCATCCCCTGCCGCCTCACCGGACAGGACGTGCGGCGCGGCACGTTCAGCCACCGCCACGCCGTCATCTTCGACTCGGTCACGGGCGCTCGCTACACGCGCCTCGGCCACCTGAGCGACAACCAGGCGCGCCTCGAGATCGTCGACAGCCCTCTCAGCGAGGCGGGCGTGGTGGGCTTCGAGTGGGGCTACTCGCTCGACACGCCGGACGCGCTCATCCTGTGGGAGGCCCAGTTCGGCGACTTCATGAACACGGCGCAGGTCATCATCGACCAGTTCATCTCGTCGTCCGAGGACAAGTGGCACCGCCTCTCGGGTCTGGTGCTGGCCCTGCCGCACGGCTTCGAGGGACAAGGCCCCGAGCACAGCAGCGCGCGCCTCGAGCGCTTCCTCATGCTGTGCGCCGAAGACAACATGCAGGTGGTCAACCTGACCACGCCCGCGCAGGTCTTCCACGTGCTGCGCCGCCAGGTGCTGCGCCCGTGGCGCAAGCCGCTGGTCATCATGACGCCCAAGAGCCTGCTGCGGCACAAGCGCGCCGTGAGCACACTCGACGAGCTGGCCACGGGGCGCTTCGAGCGCCTGCTCCCGGACGCCGCTTCCGACAGCAAGGGCGCGCCGAAGGACGCGAGCAAGGTCACCCGTGTGGTGCTGTGCAGCGGCAAGGTGTACTTCGACCTCGAAGAGGAGCGCGAGAAGCTGGGCGCCGACCACGTCGCGCTGCTGCGCCTCGAGCAGCTGTACCCGCTGCACCCGGAGGAGATCCGCGACGCCCTCGCGCCCTATGCCGACGGCACGGACCTGGTGTGGTGCCAGGAGGAGCCGTGGAACATGGGCGCCTGGTACTTCATCCGCGCGCGCCTGCCAGAGATCGTGGAGCACCGCTTGCCGCTGCGCTGCGTGGCACGACCCGAGAGCGCCAGCCCGGCCACCGGGTCGAGCGGCGCGCACAAGCTGGAGCAGCGGATGCTCATCGACGAGGTCTTCGCGAGCTGA
- a CDS encoding glutaminase produces MDFQPILDEIAHTCLPLTKEGAVATYIPALARVDPRQFGIALCTVDGLEVAAGSADTRFSIQSISKVLSLTLGMQRLGERLWERIGREPSGDPFNSLVQLEHEHGVPRNPLINAGAIAVADRLVSGDAHAKESLRALASDLAGTPIAFDREVANSEAATGFRNYAMANFMKSFGKLDNPVEEVLDLYFHQCALSMSCAELARAFGYLCRDGRHPRDERAVLSSKQARRVNALMLTCGTYDAAGEFAYRIGLPCKSGVGGGIVAVIPDQLTLCVWAPGLGPSGNSVAGMRALELFVEKTRLSVF; encoded by the coding sequence GTGGACTTCCAGCCCATCCTCGACGAGATCGCCCACACGTGTCTGCCCCTGACCAAGGAGGGCGCCGTGGCGACCTACATCCCGGCGCTCGCGCGAGTGGACCCGCGGCAGTTCGGCATCGCGCTGTGCACGGTGGACGGGCTCGAGGTGGCGGCCGGCAGCGCGGACACCCGCTTCTCGATCCAGAGCATCTCCAAGGTGCTGTCGCTCACGCTGGGCATGCAGCGCCTCGGCGAGCGCTTGTGGGAGCGTATTGGGCGCGAGCCCTCGGGGGATCCGTTCAACTCGCTGGTGCAGCTGGAGCACGAGCACGGTGTGCCCCGCAACCCGCTCATCAACGCGGGCGCCATCGCCGTGGCAGACCGCCTCGTCAGCGGCGACGCGCACGCCAAGGAGTCGCTGCGTGCGCTCGCGTCGGACCTCGCCGGGACACCCATCGCGTTCGACCGCGAGGTGGCCAACAGCGAGGCCGCGACGGGCTTCCGCAACTACGCCATGGCCAACTTCATGAAGAGCTTTGGCAAGCTCGACAACCCCGTGGAGGAGGTGCTGGACCTGTACTTCCACCAGTGCGCGCTCAGCATGAGCTGCGCCGAGCTGGCGCGGGCGTTTGGCTACCTGTGCCGCGACGGGCGCCACCCGCGCGATGAGCGTGCCGTGCTCTCGTCCAAGCAGGCGCGGCGCGTGAACGCGCTGATGCTCACCTGCGGCACCTACGACGCTGCGGGCGAGTTCGCGTACCGCATCGGCCTGCCGTGCAAGAGCGGCGTGGGAGGCGGCATCGTGGCCGTCATCCCGGACCAGCTGACGCTCTGCGTGTGGGCGCCGGGGCTCGGGCCCAGCGGCAACTCGGTGGCTGGCATGCGCGCGCTCGAGCTGTTCGTGGAGAAGACCAGGCTGTCGGTGTTCTGA
- a CDS encoding response regulator transcription factor, which translates to MSETALVRLLVADDHPIVAEGLRRYLAPAEGLRVVDTLGTIGELLARLSDPAAEPIDVVVLDVQIPGMEAGDTVRAIRRAGPHVVLFTHQRPDDYVARMVAAGAEGYVSKSDPVTDLVRAVQAVQAGRSFLSEELRALAARITDSAPPHAALTEREHTVFILLARGATPKEVGFDLGLSGSTVYSHIEKIRQKLGATNLADIQRYGERWGFMDPPPER; encoded by the coding sequence ATGAGTGAAACGGCGCTGGTACGACTCCTGGTAGCCGACGACCACCCCATCGTCGCCGAGGGGCTCCGTCGCTACCTCGCGCCGGCCGAAGGGCTGCGCGTGGTGGACACGCTCGGCACCATCGGCGAGCTGCTCGCGCGCCTCTCGGACCCCGCGGCCGAGCCCATCGACGTGGTGGTGTTGGACGTGCAGATCCCCGGCATGGAGGCGGGCGACACCGTGCGGGCCATCCGCCGCGCGGGCCCGCACGTGGTGCTCTTCACGCACCAGCGCCCCGACGACTACGTCGCCCGCATGGTGGCCGCCGGGGCGGAGGGGTACGTCTCCAAGTCGGACCCCGTCACGGACCTCGTGCGCGCGGTGCAGGCCGTCCAGGCAGGGCGCTCCTTCCTGAGCGAGGAGCTGCGCGCCTTGGCGGCCCGCATCACGGACAGCGCGCCGCCCCACGCGGCCCTCACGGAGCGCGAGCACACCGTGTTCATCCTGCTCGCGCGTGGCGCGACGCCCAAGGAGGTGGGCTTCGACCTGGGCCTGTCGGGGAGCACCGTCTACTCGCACATCGAGAAGATCCGTCAGAAGCTCGGCGCGACCAACCTGGCAGACATCCAGCGTTACGGCGAGCGGTGGGGCTTCATGGACCCTCCGCCCGAGCGTTGA
- a CDS encoding ornithine cyclodeaminase family protein (catalyzes the interconversion of alanine and pyruvate) produces MPTLLLTQSQVRGLLTMDNVVPAVERAFAAHGRGDARMPAKVYLDIPEHSGDFRAMPAALGDAAGVKWVSVYADNPSRHGLPSVMGLYILNHPDTALPAAVLDATLLTGLRTGAAAAVASKVLYRDQPSSVGFIGCGVQAQSILDAHRFVFGTDFEVRAADIRRDAAERFADENQGVAVSLEDAAKCDIVCTATPTRIPVLRRKWLEGRTHINAMGADAAGKQELETAILLDARIYVDDVEQAHHSGEVNVPIANGELDPSAARDTLGSVVAGRRAAPSSEITVFDSTGLAIQDAAIARVAFELARSRGIGQQIVFRS; encoded by the coding sequence ATGCCCACGTTGCTCCTGACCCAGTCCCAAGTTCGCGGCCTCCTCACGATGGACAACGTCGTGCCAGCTGTCGAGCGGGCCTTCGCGGCCCACGGACGGGGTGACGCGCGTATGCCCGCCAAGGTCTACCTGGACATCCCGGAGCACAGCGGCGACTTCCGCGCCATGCCAGCTGCGCTCGGTGACGCCGCCGGGGTCAAGTGGGTGAGCGTCTACGCGGACAACCCCTCGCGACACGGCCTCCCCAGCGTGATGGGGCTCTACATCCTGAATCACCCCGATACGGCGCTGCCCGCCGCCGTGCTCGATGCCACGCTGCTCACGGGGCTTCGTACCGGTGCGGCCGCGGCGGTGGCGTCGAAGGTCCTCTATCGCGATCAGCCCTCCTCGGTCGGCTTCATCGGCTGTGGGGTGCAGGCGCAGTCCATCCTGGACGCGCACCGCTTCGTGTTCGGGACCGACTTCGAGGTGCGCGCCGCCGACATCAGGCGCGACGCTGCGGAGCGCTTCGCCGACGAGAACCAGGGCGTCGCCGTGTCGCTCGAAGACGCGGCCAAGTGTGACATCGTCTGCACCGCCACACCCACGCGCATCCCTGTGCTCCGGCGCAAGTGGCTCGAGGGGCGCACCCACATCAACGCCATGGGCGCGGACGCGGCGGGCAAGCAGGAGCTCGAGACGGCCATCCTGCTCGACGCGCGCATCTACGTCGACGACGTCGAGCAGGCGCACCACAGCGGCGAGGTCAACGTGCCCATCGCCAACGGCGAGCTGGACCCGAGCGCCGCGCGCGACACCCTCGGGTCTGTCGTCGCGGGGCGCCGCGCGGCGCCCTCGTCCGAGATCACGGTCTTCGATTCCACCGGTCTGGCCATCCAGGACGCGGCCATCGCGCGCGTCGCGTTCGAGTTGGCGCGCAGCCGGGGCATCGGCCAGCAGATCGTCTTCCGGTCGTAG
- a CDS encoding DUF2029 domain-containing protein: MSDPPTRADWDPTRHVAIALGLLTLLGAAAFAWSSYVPHTFILRDGRFYTNVNATLTESLAIEQPYARSWYGGDLGWNRNLDAGWSNIAVGRNGEHLPKHPLLLPVLSAPFFYALGLPGLLLFNLLTFVAIGACAFGVARRYVDEADEAAAAIAAIALPLGTSILNYAYDYHVDTLLLALFLGGVLAIHRGRGGLAGVLLGLTVTLKPTCLMWVPSFLLLATSPQAALDKRGLLRAVGAGTVVLLGYALLNTWLFGRPYWAGYNRTLVVVDGVPGIADHVDAFSFPLEDGLRRVFLGHYGVARLFALFALALPGWALLARRAPRYVAASVLALGCAVLVFAKYDWEGDRFLWPALALLVPALAASLGSLLRPLRDALTRLSARAPSPQAPPHWARDAALAAVAVTAVLVAHAATSPNLIDRVARTTSSVAATQLATEGTLSVEGTALAPQGHPVYDDHRSQVARTRGGTLVARTSPLVSVLSAPFARFGGEGLLPLHIALSALLAWLVVALAPRPPTVLAATVVAVVLLPGVRDALLTGGPPLFTAVALVGALVAAARGCAALSVALACLCVAFAEAPVLAPVATLVLLAAPLRARWRALPSDDARRTWALRLGLASAATPALLLLLGLLFWGRPLAVSSERVAVLGLEGVFAVAPTDTLTQRLDAVFGDGPSALRGAAPLFVLAVPGLALAAVGRRDLAVALGVTLLSLLSPSVLSGQPAVPLFALFLLAIPAARVLGALGALCDMAAHRLVARLPARPGLALLIALGTPLVALLLVGAARRALASDVFDVADPAAVQHARVTLSRGARSAPVPCDFLAWEYQSWECASFERGVTLTGLATATPEHVGPDGEPALHLGTDQRGRARTIRYDGVLLTDRLALTARLDPRSGRAGTLRVLADDEPLHAQALDTLGAPGELYPLDIDTSRLAGRRVTLALSVVSEQGPVSVWLRGGPR, translated from the coding sequence ATGAGCGACCCCCCCACGCGCGCCGACTGGGACCCGACGCGCCACGTCGCCATCGCCCTCGGGCTCCTGACCCTGCTCGGCGCGGCCGCCTTCGCGTGGTCCTCCTATGTGCCGCACACGTTCATCCTGCGCGACGGGCGCTTCTACACGAACGTGAACGCCACGCTGACCGAGTCGCTCGCCATCGAGCAACCCTACGCGCGCAGCTGGTACGGCGGGGACCTCGGCTGGAACCGCAACCTCGACGCGGGGTGGAGCAACATCGCGGTCGGCCGGAACGGGGAGCACCTCCCGAAGCACCCGCTGCTGCTGCCCGTGCTGTCCGCGCCGTTCTTCTATGCGCTGGGGCTGCCCGGCCTCTTGCTCTTCAACCTGCTCACGTTCGTCGCCATCGGGGCGTGCGCCTTCGGCGTCGCGCGCCGCTACGTGGACGAAGCAGACGAGGCGGCCGCTGCCATTGCCGCCATCGCGCTGCCGCTCGGCACCAGCATCCTGAACTACGCGTACGACTACCACGTGGACACGCTGCTGCTGGCGCTCTTTCTCGGCGGAGTGCTGGCCATCCATCGTGGGCGCGGCGGGCTCGCCGGCGTGCTGCTCGGGCTGACGGTCACGCTCAAGCCGACGTGCCTCATGTGGGTGCCCTCCTTCTTGCTCTTGGCCACCTCCCCGCAAGCGGCGCTCGACAAGCGCGGGCTGCTGCGCGCCGTGGGCGCCGGGACGGTCGTGCTGCTGGGCTACGCGCTGCTCAACACATGGCTGTTCGGGCGACCGTACTGGGCTGGCTACAACCGCACGCTGGTGGTCGTGGACGGCGTGCCGGGCATCGCAGACCACGTCGACGCGTTCTCCTTCCCGCTCGAGGACGGGCTACGCCGCGTGTTCCTGGGTCACTACGGCGTCGCGCGCCTGTTCGCGCTGTTTGCGCTGGCCCTGCCCGGCTGGGCGCTGCTGGCGCGGCGCGCGCCGCGGTACGTGGCGGCTTCTGTGCTTGCCCTGGGATGCGCCGTGTTGGTGTTCGCCAAGTACGACTGGGAGGGCGACCGCTTCCTGTGGCCCGCCCTCGCGCTGCTGGTGCCCGCGCTGGCGGCCTCGCTCGGCAGCCTGCTGCGCCCGCTGCGTGACGCCCTGACGCGCCTGTCCGCGCGCGCCCCCTCCCCGCAAGCGCCCCCGCACTGGGCGCGTGACGCCGCGCTGGCCGCGGTCGCCGTGACCGCCGTGCTGGTGGCCCACGCCGCCACGTCCCCCAACCTCATCGACCGCGTCGCGCGCACCACGAGCAGCGTCGCCGCCACGCAGCTGGCCACCGAGGGAACGCTGTCGGTCGAAGGCACGGCGCTCGCCCCGCAGGGACACCCCGTCTACGACGACCATCGATCGCAGGTGGCCCGCACCCGTGGGGGCACGCTGGTGGCCCGCACGTCGCCGCTCGTCAGCGTGTTGAGCGCGCCCTTCGCGCGCTTCGGCGGAGAGGGCCTGCTGCCGCTGCACATCGCGCTCTCGGCCCTGCTGGCGTGGCTGGTGGTGGCCCTCGCCCCGAGGCCGCCGACCGTACTCGCGGCCACGGTCGTCGCCGTCGTCCTGCTCCCCGGCGTGCGCGACGCGCTGCTGACGGGTGGCCCCCCGCTGTTCACAGCGGTCGCGCTGGTTGGCGCGTTGGTCGCCGCGGCGCGGGGGTGCGCCGCCCTGAGCGTCGCCCTCGCCTGCCTCTGCGTGGCCTTCGCCGAGGCACCCGTGCTCGCGCCCGTCGCCACGCTGGTGTTGCTGGCCGCGCCGCTGCGCGCGCGCTGGCGGGCGCTCCCCTCGGACGACGCGCGACGCACCTGGGCGCTCCGCCTCGGGCTCGCGTCCGCCGCGACACCGGCTCTGTTGCTGCTCCTCGGGCTCCTGTTCTGGGGCCGCCCGCTGGCCGTCTCGTCGGAGCGCGTCGCGGTGCTGGGGCTCGAGGGAGTGTTCGCGGTGGCGCCCACGGACACACTCACGCAGCGTCTGGACGCCGTGTTCGGAGACGGCCCCAGCGCCCTGCGCGGCGCCGCACCCCTCTTCGTGTTGGCCGTTCCGGGCCTCGCCTTGGCGGCGGTCGGACGGCGCGACCTGGCCGTCGCGCTGGGGGTCACGTTGCTGTCGCTCCTCTCGCCGAGCGTGCTGTCCGGGCAGCCCGCGGTGCCGCTCTTCGCGCTGTTCCTGCTCGCCATTCCGGCGGCGCGGGTGCTGGGCGCGCTCGGTGCGCTGTGTGACATGGCGGCGCACCGGCTGGTGGCGCGGCTGCCCGCCCGGCCAGGGCTGGCGCTGCTGATCGCGCTGGGGACGCCGCTGGTGGCGCTGCTGCTCGTGGGTGCCGCGCGCCGCGCGCTGGCCAGCGACGTGTTCGATGTGGCGGACCCCGCCGCGGTCCAGCACGCGCGCGTGACGCTCTCGCGTGGCGCGCGCAGCGCCCCGGTGCCCTGCGACTTCCTGGCCTGGGAGTACCAGAGCTGGGAGTGCGCCAGCTTCGAGCGCGGCGTGACGCTCACCGGCCTCGCCACCGCCACGCCGGAGCACGTGGGCCCCGATGGCGAGCCCGCGCTGCACCTCGGCACGGACCAGCGGGGGCGCGCGCGCACCATCCGCTACGACGGCGTGCTGCTGACGGACCGCCTCGCGCTGACGGCGCGCCTGGACCCGCGCAGCGGTCGCGCGGGCACTCTGCGCGTGCTCGCGGACGACGAGCCACTGCACGCACAGGCGCTCGACACCCTGGGCGCGCCAGGCGAGCTGTACCCCCTCGACATCGACACATCCCGCCTGGCGGGCAGGCGCGTGACGTTGGCGCTCAGCGTGGTGTCGGAGCAGGGGCCCGTGTCCGTCTGGCTGCGCGGCGGCCCCCGTTGA
- a CDS encoding aminotransferase class I/II-fold pyridoxal phosphate-dependent enzyme yields the protein MTRPSREALAAQESTLAAQYDAFCAKGLALDMTRGKPSAAQLSLSDALDGILAGNYKDAKGTDTRNYGGLDGLPEARELFATMLQVSPDEVLIGGNSSLTLMHTSALFAWLYGPSGAGSAWRAEPGVKFLCPVPGYDRHFGICEDLGIDMVPVAMNEDGPDMDEVERLVKGDAAIKGMWCVPRFSNPSGIVYSDAVVDRIAQLGKLAAPNFRVFWDNAYAVHALHRGAPALASIMDACRRHGTEDSVLIFGSTSKVTFAGAGLAFMGASKANLAVISKHLGKATIGPDKVNQLRHVRFLKDAEGILAHMDGHAQLLQPRFEAVLSTLERELAGTDMGSWTKPEGGYFVSFDTIPGVASTVVALAGAAGVKLTPAGATWPYGKDPADRNIRLAPSFPSLNDIQAAMDVFVCCVKLATVRAWLAEG from the coding sequence GTGACCCGTCCGTCCCGCGAAGCCCTAGCCGCCCAAGAGTCCACCCTCGCCGCCCAGTACGATGCGTTCTGCGCCAAGGGGCTCGCGTTGGACATGACCCGTGGCAAGCCGAGCGCCGCGCAGCTGTCGCTCTCGGACGCGCTCGACGGAATCCTGGCCGGAAACTACAAGGACGCGAAGGGCACGGACACCCGCAACTACGGCGGCCTGGACGGCCTGCCCGAGGCGCGCGAGTTGTTCGCCACGATGCTGCAGGTGAGCCCCGACGAGGTGCTGATCGGCGGCAACTCGAGCCTGACCCTGATGCACACCAGCGCGCTCTTCGCGTGGCTCTACGGGCCGAGCGGCGCCGGGAGCGCGTGGCGCGCGGAGCCGGGCGTGAAGTTCCTGTGCCCGGTCCCGGGCTACGACCGACACTTCGGCATCTGCGAAGACCTGGGCATCGACATGGTCCCGGTGGCGATGAACGAGGACGGCCCCGACATGGACGAGGTGGAGCGCCTGGTGAAGGGCGACGCAGCCATCAAGGGCATGTGGTGCGTGCCCCGCTTCTCGAACCCGAGCGGCATCGTCTACTCGGACGCGGTCGTCGATCGCATCGCGCAGCTGGGCAAGCTCGCGGCGCCGAACTTCCGCGTGTTCTGGGACAACGCGTACGCCGTGCACGCGCTGCACCGAGGCGCGCCGGCCCTCGCCTCCATCATGGACGCGTGCCGCAGGCACGGCACCGAGGACAGCGTCCTGATCTTCGGGAGCACGTCCAAGGTCACCTTTGCGGGCGCGGGGCTCGCGTTCATGGGCGCGTCCAAGGCCAACCTGGCCGTCATCAGCAAGCACCTGGGCAAGGCCACCATCGGTCCCGACAAGGTCAACCAGCTGCGCCACGTGCGCTTCCTGAAGGACGCCGAGGGCATCCTGGCGCACATGGACGGCCACGCGCAGCTGTTGCAGCCACGCTTCGAGGCCGTCCTGAGCACGCTCGAGCGCGAGCTCGCCGGCACCGACATGGGCAGCTGGACCAAGCCCGAGGGCGGCTACTTCGTCAGCTTCGACACCATCCCGGGGGTCGCTTCTACGGTGGTCGCCCTCGCGGGTGCGGCGGGCGTGAAGCTCACCCCGGCTGGCGCGACGTGGCCGTACGGCAAGGACCCGGCCGACCGCAACATCCGCTTGGCGCCCAGCTTCCCGAGCCTGAACGACATCCAGGCGGCCATGGACGTGTTCGTCTGCTGCGTGAAGCTCGCCACCGTCCGCGCTTGGCTGGCCGAGGGCTGA
- a CDS encoding FecR domain-containing protein translates to MTQDRIERAREALNSDVDERRVQALWRRVEAGRRGPRPRASSRRERLAVPRSRRLLSGVAVGALVVLLGVGWSLRGDPSGPLRLADGSPVPATITSDVAESLSFDDGSSLALAPGSHVDLLETTPHHVRLALRGGRVTFRIRPRGPRRWEVACGPLSVEVVGTVFTITRDDERVGVDVARGAVLVRGERVPDHVQRLGAGQSLVVSSASEEPPAPRREPAPSPQDQDAAAQLEEAPARLGGVGAREAQRRPGWREHLEAGRYEDAYDALGPDGFQREATRTDDVAELMRLSDLARLAGHPRDAVRPLERIMQRGDGGRAAAIAAYTLGRLRLERLGDPGGAVAYFEQSLQLGLPAALREPARARLVRALHADADPRGPDAARRYLELHPNGASADLFRGWIE, encoded by the coding sequence ATGACGCAGGACCGCATCGAGCGCGCACGGGAAGCGCTGAATTCGGACGTGGACGAACGACGCGTGCAAGCCCTGTGGCGTCGCGTCGAGGCTGGTCGTCGCGGGCCGCGTCCGCGCGCGTCGAGCCGACGCGAGAGACTCGCAGTCCCGCGCAGTCGCCGGCTCCTCTCCGGGGTCGCCGTGGGGGCGCTGGTGGTGCTCCTGGGCGTGGGGTGGTCGCTGCGTGGCGACCCTTCGGGGCCACTCCGGCTGGCGGACGGCTCCCCGGTGCCTGCCACGATCACGAGCGACGTGGCCGAGTCCCTGTCGTTCGACGACGGGTCGTCTTTGGCGCTCGCGCCGGGCAGCCACGTGGACCTCCTCGAGACCACGCCCCACCATGTCCGTCTCGCGCTGCGCGGGGGGCGCGTCACCTTTCGGATCCGTCCGCGCGGACCGCGTCGCTGGGAGGTCGCGTGTGGTCCGCTGAGCGTCGAGGTCGTCGGGACGGTCTTCACCATCACGCGTGACGACGAACGCGTGGGGGTCGACGTGGCGCGTGGCGCGGTCCTCGTGCGCGGCGAGCGCGTCCCCGATCACGTGCAGCGCTTGGGCGCAGGGCAGTCTCTGGTGGTCTCGTCTGCGTCAGAGGAGCCGCCCGCTCCGCGCCGCGAGCCCGCACCGTCGCCGCAAGATCAGGACGCCGCCGCGCAGCTCGAGGAGGCTCCGGCCCGGCTCGGAGGCGTCGGCGCGCGGGAGGCACAGCGACGCCCTGGCTGGCGAGAACACCTCGAGGCAGGTCGGTACGAAGACGCCTACGACGCGTTGGGACCGGACGGATTCCAGCGCGAGGCGACCCGAACCGACGACGTCGCGGAGCTGATGCGTCTCTCGGACTTGGCGCGTCTCGCCGGCCATCCGCGCGATGCGGTGCGACCGCTCGAGCGCATCATGCAGCGCGGGGACGGTGGGCGCGCAGCGGCGATCGCCGCGTACACGCTGGGGCGCCTGAGGTTGGAGCGACTCGGCGATCCCGGCGGGGCCGTCGCGTACTTCGAGCAGAGCCTCCAGCTGGGGCTCCCCGCTGCGCTCCGCGAGCCAGCGCGCGCGCGGCTCGTTCGCGCGCTCCATGCCGACGCCGATCCCCGCGGACCCGACGCCGCGCGCCGCTACCTCGAGCTGCACCCGAACGGTGCGTCCGCAGACCTGTTTCGCGGGTGGATCGAGTGA